A region from the Bacteroidales bacterium genome encodes:
- a CDS encoding LEA type 2 family protein: MRKKIKSTYLLVIILFGLLSCNTKDVNIGDIKDVKLGGINSDNISLNITVPISNPNNFKIKIKKYNLTLKINNQTFKLIENNKNIVISRKFNGTISFPIKLKSEKLFNLKTVKTLYQLFSSKKAEIEIIGTIKIKVMCIPKKIQIKEKRTVNF, from the coding sequence ATGAGAAAAAAAATAAAATCAACATATTTATTAGTTATTATTCTTTTCGGTTTATTAAGTTGTAATACAAAAGATGTAAACATCGGTGATATCAAAGACGTTAAACTAGGAGGAATAAATTCAGACAATATTTCTTTAAACATAACCGTTCCGATAAGTAATCCGAATAACTTTAAAATTAAGATTAAAAAGTATAATTTAACCTTAAAAATAAATAATCAAACTTTTAAACTTATTGAAAATAATAAAAACATAGTTATTTCAAGAAAATTTAACGGAACAATCTCTTTTCCGATTAAATTAAAAAGCGAAAAACTATTTAATTTAAAAACTGTCAAGACTCTATACCAACTTTTTTCATCAAAGAAAGCTGAAATTGAAATAATCGGTACAATAAAAATTAAAGTTATGTGTATTCCTAAAAAAATACAAATTAAAGAAAAAAGAACTGTTAACTTCTGA
- a CDS encoding SPOR domain-containing protein: MKTITIFIIIFQLSFIVFSQKQTFKIEDSGITPSYKVAGNGNINITQDAKILQIVKRHKELNNNKFPGWRVQIYFGSGQKAMAEAQSAKKHFLIRYGNNLGAYIVYDSPFYKVRVGDFRTKAEALNFKDKIKSTFHESWIVTDRINYPFE; the protein is encoded by the coding sequence ATGAAAACTATTACAATATTTATCATCATTTTTCAATTATCGTTCATTGTTTTTTCCCAGAAACAAACATTTAAAATTGAAGATTCTGGAATTACACCCTCATATAAAGTTGCAGGTAACGGAAATATTAACATCACACAAGATGCTAAAATATTACAAATAGTTAAAAGACACAAAGAGCTTAACAATAACAAGTTTCCGGGCTGGAGAGTTCAAATATATTTCGGCTCCGGGCAAAAAGCAATGGCGGAAGCCCAAAGTGCAAAAAAACATTTCTTAATAAGATACGGAAATAATTTAGGAGCATATATTGTTTATGATTCTCCCTTTTACAAAGTAAGAGTCGGTGATTTCAGAACAAAAGCCGAAGCATTAAATTTTAAAGATAAAATAAAATCAACATTCCATGAATCATGGATTGTTACCGACAGAATTAATTATCCTTTTGAATAA
- a CDS encoding DUF481 domain-containing protein: MKKTIFIFILLIISTSSFSQIVNVEKKRKQKKGFQATIGLNFTVKETGSRILELKNNIDLQYSNKAHNIILLNNIKLLSVDKGSLINNGFQHLRYNYTIKDSSFLTLEVFGQYQYNEQKLLKKRIIAGGGPRFRIVQSEKISWYFAPLAMYEFEQLSDDDNTEIKLFRLDSYTNFRYSISKSVSFNLITYYQPDFGNFNDFRVSGETGIRFHINKYLSYGVNYAFDYDSQPPTDIQNTFWYFKNTLILKL; encoded by the coding sequence ATGAAAAAAACAATTTTCATCTTTATTTTATTAATTATTTCAACATCAAGCTTCTCTCAAATAGTAAATGTCGAAAAAAAGAGAAAACAAAAGAAGGGATTTCAGGCAACAATCGGTTTAAATTTTACTGTTAAAGAAACCGGAAGTCGCATACTTGAACTAAAGAATAATATTGATCTGCAATATTCAAACAAAGCTCACAATATTATCCTCCTTAATAATATTAAACTTTTAAGTGTTGATAAAGGTTCATTAATCAATAACGGATTCCAACACCTACGTTATAATTATACGATTAAAGACAGTAGTTTTTTAACCTTGGAGGTTTTTGGTCAATATCAATACAATGAACAAAAATTATTAAAAAAGAGAATAATAGCAGGGGGTGGACCCAGGTTCCGAATCGTTCAAAGCGAAAAAATAAGTTGGTATTTTGCACCTTTGGCTATGTATGAATTTGAACAGCTTTCTGATGATGATAATACTGAAATAAAATTATTCAGATTAGATTCTTATACAAATTTTCGATATTCAATAAGCAAATCAGTTTCATTTAATCTTATTACATATTATCAACCTGATTTCGGTAATTTTAATGACTTTAGAGTTTCCGGAGAAACAGGAATTCGTTTTCATATTAATAAATACCTATCCTATGGTGTTAATTATGCTTTCGATTATGATAGTCAACCGCCAACCGACATTCAAAATACATTTTGGTATTTCAAAAATACATTGATTTTAAAGTTATAA